The proteins below come from a single Sander lucioperca isolate FBNREF2018 chromosome 20, SLUC_FBN_1.2, whole genome shotgun sequence genomic window:
- the LOC116060225 gene encoding protein arginine N-methyltransferase 8-B-like isoform X1, which produces MGLRHSSRCLLLRRKMAEADSSEVGTLWCPAPGNNGTGTFSRQQPVTSPLSQSAQPSPLPKPVPTTHHVPCVPHTPHVAALATCPGRGKIAKFISPEEMTSRDYYFDSYAHFGIHEEMLKDEVRTLTYRNAMYHNKHVFKDKIVLDVGSGTGILCMFAANAGAKHVYGIECSSISEYSEKIIKSNHLHNVITIFKGKVEEVELPVEKVDIIISEWMGYCLFYESMLNTVIFARDKWLKPGGLMFPDRAALYVVAIEDRQYKDFKIHWWENVYGFDMSCIRNVAIKEPLVDVVDPKQVVTTACLLKEVDIYTVKPEDLSFTSAFCLQIQRNDYVHALVTYFNIEFTKCHKKTGFSTAPDAASTHWKQTVFYLEDYLTVKKGEEIFGSVAVRPNEKNVRDLEFTLELDFKGQLCEAAISHDYKMR; this is translated from the exons ATGGGACTGAGGCATTCGTCGCGTTGTTTGCTGCTACGGCGGAAGATGGCGGAGGCGGACAGCTCGGAGGTAGGGACCTTGTGGTGTCCTGCACCCGGCAATAACGGGACCGGGACATTCTCa CGGCAACAGCCTGTCACATCCCCACTCTCTCAGTCTGCCCAGCCCTCCCCACTGCCTAAACCAGTGCCTACTACCCACCATGTGCCCTGCGTCCCCCATACGCCTCATGTAGCAGCCCTGGCCACCTGTCCCGGTCGAGGAAAGATTGCCAAGTTCATCAGCCCGGAGGAAATGACATCACGGGACTATTACTTTGACTCTTATGCCCACTTTGGCATCCATGAG GAGATGCTGAAAGACGAGGTGCGGACACTGACCTACCGGAACGCCATGTACCACAACAAGCATGTGTTCAAAGATAAAATCGTCCTGGACGTTGGTAGTGGCACAGGGATCCTCTGTATGTTTGCTGCCAATGCCGGCGCCAAACACGTGTATGGG ATTGAATGTTCAAGCATTTCAGAATATTCCGAGAAGATTATCAAGTCAAATCACCTACACAATG TCATTACCATCTTCAAAGGCAAGGTGGAGGAAGTGGAGCTGCCTGTGGAGAAAGTGGACATCATAATCTCAGAGTGGATGGGCTATTGCCTGTTCTACGAGTCCATGCTCAACACCGTCATCTTCGCCAGGGACAAATGGCTG AAACCTGGAGGCCTGATGTTCCCTGACAGAGCAGCTCTCTATGTGGTGGCCATCGAAGACAGGCAGTACAAGGACTTCAAGATTCATT GGTGGGAAAACGTGTATGGATTCGACATGAGCTGCATTCGCAATGTGGCCATCAAAGAGCCTCTGGTGGATGTGGTAGATCCCAAACAGGTGGTGACTACTGCCTGCCTCCTAAAG gaagTGGACATCTACACTGTGAAGCCAGAGGACCTGTCCTTCACCTCAGCCTTCTGTCTGCAGATCCAGCGCAACGATTACGTCCATGCTCTGGTCACCTATTTTAACATCGAGTTCACCAAGTGTCACAAGAAGACTGGCTTCTCCACTG CTCCAGATGCTGCCAGCACACACTGGAAGCAGACAGTGTTTTACTTGGAGGACTACTTAACTGTCAAGAAGGGGGAGGAGATCTTTGGCAGTGTCGCTGTCAGGCCCAATGAGAAGAACGTG CGTGACCTGGAGTTCACCCTGGAGCTAGACTTTAAAGGACAACTATGTGAGGCTGCCATTTCCCACGACTATAAAATGCGTTAG
- the LOC116060225 gene encoding protein arginine N-methyltransferase 8-B-like isoform X3: MGLRHSSRCLLLRRKMAEADSSEVGTLWCPAPGNNGTGTFSRQQPVTSPLSQSAQPSPLPKPVPTTHHVPCVPHTPHVAALATCPGRGKIAKFISPEEMTSRDYYFDSYAHFGIHEEMLKDEVRTLTYRNAMYHNKHVFKDKIVLDVGSGTGILCMFAANAGAKHVYGIECSSISEYSEKIIKSNHLHNVITIFKGKVEEVELPVEKVDIIISEWMGYCLFYESMLNTVIFARDKWLKPGGLMFPDRAALYVVAIEDRQYKDFKIHWWENVYGFDMSCIRNVAIKEPLVDVVDPKQVVTTACLLKEVDIYTVKPEDLSFTSAFCLQIQRNDYVHALVTYFNIEFTKCHKKTGFSTAPDAASTHWKQTVFYLEDYLTVKKGEEIFGSVAVRPNEKNVNLQLSNKCE; this comes from the exons ATGGGACTGAGGCATTCGTCGCGTTGTTTGCTGCTACGGCGGAAGATGGCGGAGGCGGACAGCTCGGAGGTAGGGACCTTGTGGTGTCCTGCACCCGGCAATAACGGGACCGGGACATTCTCa CGGCAACAGCCTGTCACATCCCCACTCTCTCAGTCTGCCCAGCCCTCCCCACTGCCTAAACCAGTGCCTACTACCCACCATGTGCCCTGCGTCCCCCATACGCCTCATGTAGCAGCCCTGGCCACCTGTCCCGGTCGAGGAAAGATTGCCAAGTTCATCAGCCCGGAGGAAATGACATCACGGGACTATTACTTTGACTCTTATGCCCACTTTGGCATCCATGAG GAGATGCTGAAAGACGAGGTGCGGACACTGACCTACCGGAACGCCATGTACCACAACAAGCATGTGTTCAAAGATAAAATCGTCCTGGACGTTGGTAGTGGCACAGGGATCCTCTGTATGTTTGCTGCCAATGCCGGCGCCAAACACGTGTATGGG ATTGAATGTTCAAGCATTTCAGAATATTCCGAGAAGATTATCAAGTCAAATCACCTACACAATG TCATTACCATCTTCAAAGGCAAGGTGGAGGAAGTGGAGCTGCCTGTGGAGAAAGTGGACATCATAATCTCAGAGTGGATGGGCTATTGCCTGTTCTACGAGTCCATGCTCAACACCGTCATCTTCGCCAGGGACAAATGGCTG AAACCTGGAGGCCTGATGTTCCCTGACAGAGCAGCTCTCTATGTGGTGGCCATCGAAGACAGGCAGTACAAGGACTTCAAGATTCATT GGTGGGAAAACGTGTATGGATTCGACATGAGCTGCATTCGCAATGTGGCCATCAAAGAGCCTCTGGTGGATGTGGTAGATCCCAAACAGGTGGTGACTACTGCCTGCCTCCTAAAG gaagTGGACATCTACACTGTGAAGCCAGAGGACCTGTCCTTCACCTCAGCCTTCTGTCTGCAGATCCAGCGCAACGATTACGTCCATGCTCTGGTCACCTATTTTAACATCGAGTTCACCAAGTGTCACAAGAAGACTGGCTTCTCCACTG CTCCAGATGCTGCCAGCACACACTGGAAGCAGACAGTGTTTTACTTGGAGGACTACTTAACTGTCAAGAAGGGGGAGGAGATCTTTGGCAGTGTCGCTGTCAGGCCCAATGAGAAGAACGTG AACCTACAGCTCTCAAATAAAtgtgagtaa
- the LOC116060225 gene encoding protein arginine N-methyltransferase 8-B-like isoform X4 has translation MGLRHSSRCLLLRRKMAEADSSEPVTSPLSQSAQPSPLPKPVPTTHHVPCVPHTPHVAALATCPGRGKIAKFISPEEMTSRDYYFDSYAHFGIHEEMLKDEVRTLTYRNAMYHNKHVFKDKIVLDVGSGTGILCMFAANAGAKHVYGIECSSISEYSEKIIKSNHLHNVITIFKGKVEEVELPVEKVDIIISEWMGYCLFYESMLNTVIFARDKWLKPGGLMFPDRAALYVVAIEDRQYKDFKIHWWENVYGFDMSCIRNVAIKEPLVDVVDPKQVVTTACLLKEVDIYTVKPEDLSFTSAFCLQIQRNDYVHALVTYFNIEFTKCHKKTGFSTAPDAASTHWKQTVFYLEDYLTVKKGEEIFGSVAVRPNEKNVRDLEFTLELDFKGQLCEAAISHDYKMR, from the exons ATGGGACTGAGGCATTCGTCGCGTTGTTTGCTGCTACGGCGGAAGATGGCGGAGGCGGACAGCTCGGAG CCTGTCACATCCCCACTCTCTCAGTCTGCCCAGCCCTCCCCACTGCCTAAACCAGTGCCTACTACCCACCATGTGCCCTGCGTCCCCCATACGCCTCATGTAGCAGCCCTGGCCACCTGTCCCGGTCGAGGAAAGATTGCCAAGTTCATCAGCCCGGAGGAAATGACATCACGGGACTATTACTTTGACTCTTATGCCCACTTTGGCATCCATGAG GAGATGCTGAAAGACGAGGTGCGGACACTGACCTACCGGAACGCCATGTACCACAACAAGCATGTGTTCAAAGATAAAATCGTCCTGGACGTTGGTAGTGGCACAGGGATCCTCTGTATGTTTGCTGCCAATGCCGGCGCCAAACACGTGTATGGG ATTGAATGTTCAAGCATTTCAGAATATTCCGAGAAGATTATCAAGTCAAATCACCTACACAATG TCATTACCATCTTCAAAGGCAAGGTGGAGGAAGTGGAGCTGCCTGTGGAGAAAGTGGACATCATAATCTCAGAGTGGATGGGCTATTGCCTGTTCTACGAGTCCATGCTCAACACCGTCATCTTCGCCAGGGACAAATGGCTG AAACCTGGAGGCCTGATGTTCCCTGACAGAGCAGCTCTCTATGTGGTGGCCATCGAAGACAGGCAGTACAAGGACTTCAAGATTCATT GGTGGGAAAACGTGTATGGATTCGACATGAGCTGCATTCGCAATGTGGCCATCAAAGAGCCTCTGGTGGATGTGGTAGATCCCAAACAGGTGGTGACTACTGCCTGCCTCCTAAAG gaagTGGACATCTACACTGTGAAGCCAGAGGACCTGTCCTTCACCTCAGCCTTCTGTCTGCAGATCCAGCGCAACGATTACGTCCATGCTCTGGTCACCTATTTTAACATCGAGTTCACCAAGTGTCACAAGAAGACTGGCTTCTCCACTG CTCCAGATGCTGCCAGCACACACTGGAAGCAGACAGTGTTTTACTTGGAGGACTACTTAACTGTCAAGAAGGGGGAGGAGATCTTTGGCAGTGTCGCTGTCAGGCCCAATGAGAAGAACGTG CGTGACCTGGAGTTCACCCTGGAGCTAGACTTTAAAGGACAACTATGTGAGGCTGCCATTTCCCACGACTATAAAATGCGTTAG
- the LOC116060225 gene encoding protein arginine N-methyltransferase 8-B-like isoform X2 — MGLRHSSRCLLLRRKMAEADSSERQQPVTSPLSQSAQPSPLPKPVPTTHHVPCVPHTPHVAALATCPGRGKIAKFISPEEMTSRDYYFDSYAHFGIHEEMLKDEVRTLTYRNAMYHNKHVFKDKIVLDVGSGTGILCMFAANAGAKHVYGIECSSISEYSEKIIKSNHLHNVITIFKGKVEEVELPVEKVDIIISEWMGYCLFYESMLNTVIFARDKWLKPGGLMFPDRAALYVVAIEDRQYKDFKIHWWENVYGFDMSCIRNVAIKEPLVDVVDPKQVVTTACLLKEVDIYTVKPEDLSFTSAFCLQIQRNDYVHALVTYFNIEFTKCHKKTGFSTAPDAASTHWKQTVFYLEDYLTVKKGEEIFGSVAVRPNEKNVRDLEFTLELDFKGQLCEAAISHDYKMR, encoded by the exons ATGGGACTGAGGCATTCGTCGCGTTGTTTGCTGCTACGGCGGAAGATGGCGGAGGCGGACAGCTCGGAG CGGCAACAGCCTGTCACATCCCCACTCTCTCAGTCTGCCCAGCCCTCCCCACTGCCTAAACCAGTGCCTACTACCCACCATGTGCCCTGCGTCCCCCATACGCCTCATGTAGCAGCCCTGGCCACCTGTCCCGGTCGAGGAAAGATTGCCAAGTTCATCAGCCCGGAGGAAATGACATCACGGGACTATTACTTTGACTCTTATGCCCACTTTGGCATCCATGAG GAGATGCTGAAAGACGAGGTGCGGACACTGACCTACCGGAACGCCATGTACCACAACAAGCATGTGTTCAAAGATAAAATCGTCCTGGACGTTGGTAGTGGCACAGGGATCCTCTGTATGTTTGCTGCCAATGCCGGCGCCAAACACGTGTATGGG ATTGAATGTTCAAGCATTTCAGAATATTCCGAGAAGATTATCAAGTCAAATCACCTACACAATG TCATTACCATCTTCAAAGGCAAGGTGGAGGAAGTGGAGCTGCCTGTGGAGAAAGTGGACATCATAATCTCAGAGTGGATGGGCTATTGCCTGTTCTACGAGTCCATGCTCAACACCGTCATCTTCGCCAGGGACAAATGGCTG AAACCTGGAGGCCTGATGTTCCCTGACAGAGCAGCTCTCTATGTGGTGGCCATCGAAGACAGGCAGTACAAGGACTTCAAGATTCATT GGTGGGAAAACGTGTATGGATTCGACATGAGCTGCATTCGCAATGTGGCCATCAAAGAGCCTCTGGTGGATGTGGTAGATCCCAAACAGGTGGTGACTACTGCCTGCCTCCTAAAG gaagTGGACATCTACACTGTGAAGCCAGAGGACCTGTCCTTCACCTCAGCCTTCTGTCTGCAGATCCAGCGCAACGATTACGTCCATGCTCTGGTCACCTATTTTAACATCGAGTTCACCAAGTGTCACAAGAAGACTGGCTTCTCCACTG CTCCAGATGCTGCCAGCACACACTGGAAGCAGACAGTGTTTTACTTGGAGGACTACTTAACTGTCAAGAAGGGGGAGGAGATCTTTGGCAGTGTCGCTGTCAGGCCCAATGAGAAGAACGTG CGTGACCTGGAGTTCACCCTGGAGCTAGACTTTAAAGGACAACTATGTGAGGCTGCCATTTCCCACGACTATAAAATGCGTTAG